One Vidua chalybeata isolate OUT-0048 chromosome 13, bVidCha1 merged haplotype, whole genome shotgun sequence genomic window carries:
- the OTUD7A gene encoding OTU domain-containing protein 7A isoform X2 — MTLDMDAVLSDFVRSTGAEPGLARDLLEGKNWDLTAALNDYEQLRQVHTANLPQVFNEGRFYKQQEPEQPPQVAKAERPCLQRQDDIAQEKRLSRGISHASSAIVSLARSHVANDCSNEQFPLEMPIYTFQLPDLSVYSEDFRSFIERDLIEQATMVALEQAGRLNWWSTVCTSCKRLLPLATTGDGNCLLHAASLGMWGFHDRDLVLRKALYTMMRSGAEREALKRRWRWQQTQQNKESGLVYTEEEWEREWNELLKLASSEPRTHFSKNGGTGGGVDNAEDPVYESLEEFHVFVLAHILRRPIVVVADTMLRDSGGEAFAPIPFGGIYLPLEVLPNRCHCSPLVLAYDQAHFSALVSMEQKDQQREQAVIPLTDSEHKLLPLHFAVDPGKDWEWGKDDNDNSRLANLILSLEAKLNLLHSYMNVTWIRIPSETRAPLAQPESPTASAGEDVQSLADSMDSDRDSICSNSNGNNGKNSKEKEKDKQRKDKDKTRTDSVANKIGSLSKTLGIKLKKNMGGLGGLVHGKMSRANSGNGKNGDTVEKVKEKKSKTRKGSKEESGQSASTSPSEKTTPSPTDRASSSPTEKVNTKPFSDKQSDPWKYSTDVKLSLNILRAAMQGERKFIFAGLLLTSHRHQFHEEMIGYYLTSAQERFNAEQEQKRKEAEKKAALNSSSSRKLEPEAFSKEKLEPSPQDRASPILPQSHTTQLVLKFKDRTSPTPGSFSSPSNGAKKSGPIPVSAHYSHTPPVQRQSVIHLHDVNSKPSSFQDDTYKPVVGTLKTCATYPQQNRSLSSQSYSPARLPGMRTVNTVESLSYTRPAEHKSQTYTNGFNTVDIRDCLEYADEDAPQSWLNNDKNQGRSTVCPIYSIQQNRCKKENCSFYGRPETENYCSYCYKEELKRRERDSKGHRH, encoded by the exons GCAAGAACTGGGACCTGACAGCAGCTTTGAATGACTATGAGCAGCTGCGGCAGGTGCACACGGCCAACCTGCCCCAGGTGTTCAACGAGGGCAGGTTTTAcaagcagcaggagccagagcagcctcCCCAGGTGGCCAAGGCTGAGAGGCCCTGCCTGCAAAGGCAGGATGACATCGCCCAAG AAAAGCGTCTTTCCAGGGGGATTTCCCATGCCAGCTCAGCCATAGTCTCCCTGGCTCGCTCACATGTAGCAAATGACTGCAGCAATGAGCAGTTCCCTTTGGAGATGCCCATCTACACATTCCAGCTACCAGACCTGAGCGTGTACAGCGAGGACTTCAGGAGCTTCATCGAGCGGGACTTAATTGAGCAGGCCACCATGGTGGCATTGGAGCAAGCAG GACGCCTCAACTGGTGGTCCACGGTGTGCACTAGCTGCAAGCGCCTGCTGCCCCTGGCCACAACGGGTGATGGAAACTGCCTCCTGCATGCTGCCTCTCTAG GGATGTGGGGATTTCACGATCGGGACCTTGTGTTACGGAAAGCCCTCTATACTATGATGAGAAGTGGAGCTGAAAGGGAAGCACTGAAACGAAGATGGAGATGGCAACAGACTCAGCAGAATAAGGAG TCAGGGCTGGTGTACACGGAAGAGGAGTGGGAGCGCGAGTGGAACGAGCTGCTCAAGCTGGCGTCGAGCGAGCCGCGCACGCATTTCAGCAAGAACGGGGGCACTGGTGGGGG AGTGGACAATGCAGAAGATCCAGTGTATGAGAGCTTGGAAGAATTCCATGTTTTTGTCTTAGCCCATATCTTGAGAAGACCAATTGTTGTAGTAGCAGACACGATGTTACGAGACTCAGGAGGAGAAG CTTTTGCACCGATACCATTTGGAGGAATTTATTTGCCACTTGAAGTTCTGCCAAACAGATGCCATTGCTCACCTCTTGTGCTGGCCTATGATCAGGCCCATTTCTCTGCTCTTGTCTCCATGGAACAAAAAGACCAACAGAGAGAACAAG cGGTGATCCCCCTGACTGACTCTGAACACAAGTTACTGCCTTTGCACTTTGCGGTCGATCCTGGGAAAGACTGGGAGTGGGGAAAAGATGACAATGATAACAGCAGACTGGCCAA TTTGATTCTGTCTCTTGAGGCAAAGCTTAATCTTCTGCACAGCTACATGAATGTAACCTGGATCCGCATCCCCTCTGAGACACGG GCCCCTTTGGCTCAACCAGAATCCCCTACAGCTTCTGCTGGAGAAGACGTGCAGTCTCTGGCCGACTCCATGGACTCAGACCGAGATTCCATCTGTAGTAATTCCAATGGCAATAATGGcaaaaacagtaaagaaaaagaaaaggacaaacaAAGGAAAGATAAAGACAAAACCAGGACCGATTCAGTTGCCAATAAAATAGGAAGCCTCAGTAAAACCCTGggaattaaactgaaaaagaacaTGGGTGGTCTTGGAGGTCTGGTGCATGGGAAGATGAGCCGAGCCAATTCAGGGAATGGAAAAAATGGTGACACAGTAGAAAAAGTCAAGGAGAAGAAGTCCAAGACTCGCAAAGGGAGCAAAGAGGAATCTGGACAGTCTGCGAGCACGTCTCCGTCTGAAAAGACCACTCCATCTCCGACtgacagagccagcagctcccccacTGAAAAGGTGAACACTAAACCCTTCTCTGACAAGCAGTCCGACCCATGGAAGTACAGCACAGACGTGAAACTCAGCCTAAATATTTTGAGAGCTGCCATGCAGGGTGAACGAAAGTTTATTTTTGCTGGCCTTCTTTTGACCAGTCACAGGCATCAGTTCCACGAGGAGATGATCGGCTATTACCTGACCAGTGCCCAGGAGCGCTTCAATGCAGAAcaggagcagaaaagaaaggaagctgAGAAAAAGGCTGCACTGAATAGCTCCTCTAGTAGGAAACTGGAGCCAGAggcattttcaaaagaaaaattagaaccATCTCCTCAGGATAGGGCATCACCCATCTTACCTCAAAGCCATACAACTCAACTGGTTTTAAAATTCAAAGACCGCACTAGTCCCACTCCCGGGTCCTTTTCTTCACCCAGCAACGGTGCCAAGAAAAGCGGCCCCATCCCGGTGTCTGCCCACTATAGCCATACCCCCCCTGTTCAAAGGCAAAGTGTCATCCATTTGCATGATGTCAACTCCAAGCCATCGAGCTTCCAGGATGATACCTACAAGCCAGTGGTTGGCACCCTGAAAACCTGTGCCACCTACCCCCAGCAGAACAGATCGCTGTCCTCGCAGAGCTACAGCCCCGCGCGGCTGCCTGGGATGCGCACAGTGAACACGGTGGAGTCGCTGAGCTACACCAGGCCGGCCGAACACAAGTCCCAGACCTACACGAATGGCTTCAACACCGTGGACATCAGAGACTGCTTGGAGTACGCTGACGAGGACGCTCCTCAGAGCTGGCTGAACAACGACAAAAACCAAGGCAGAAGCACAGTTTGCCCAATATATTCCATCCAGCAGAACCGCTGTAAGAAGGAGAACTGTTCCTTTTATGGTCGTCCTGAGACTGAAAATTACTGTTCCTACTGCTACAAAGAGGAGTTAAAGCGCAGGGAGAGGGACAGCAAGGGACACAGGCATTGA
- the OTUD7A gene encoding OTU domain-containing protein 7A isoform X1 yields MTLDMDAVLSDFVRSTGAEPGLARDLLEGKNWDLTAALNDYEQLRQVHTANLPQVFNEGRFYKQQEPEQPPQVAKAERPCLQRQDDIAQEKRLSRGISHASSAIVSLARSHVANDCSNEQFPLEMPIYTFQLPDLSVYSEDFRSFIERDLIEQATMVALEQAGRLNWWSTVCTSCKRLLPLATTGDGNCLLHAASLGMWGFHDRDLVLRKALYTMMRSGAEREALKRRWRWQQTQQNKESGLVYTEEEWEREWNELLKLASSEPRTHFSKNGGTGGGVDNAEDPVYESLEEFHVFVLAHILRRPIVVVADTMLRDSGGEAFAPIPFGGIYLPLEVLPNRCHCSPLVLAYDQAHFSALVSMEQKDQQREQAVIPLTDSEHKLLPLHFAVDPGKDWEWGKDDNDNSRLANLILSLEAKLNLLHSYMNVTWIRIPSETRQAPLAQPESPTASAGEDVQSLADSMDSDRDSICSNSNGNNGKNSKEKEKDKQRKDKDKTRTDSVANKIGSLSKTLGIKLKKNMGGLGGLVHGKMSRANSGNGKNGDTVEKVKEKKSKTRKGSKEESGQSASTSPSEKTTPSPTDRASSSPTEKVNTKPFSDKQSDPWKYSTDVKLSLNILRAAMQGERKFIFAGLLLTSHRHQFHEEMIGYYLTSAQERFNAEQEQKRKEAEKKAALNSSSSRKLEPEAFSKEKLEPSPQDRASPILPQSHTTQLVLKFKDRTSPTPGSFSSPSNGAKKSGPIPVSAHYSHTPPVQRQSVIHLHDVNSKPSSFQDDTYKPVVGTLKTCATYPQQNRSLSSQSYSPARLPGMRTVNTVESLSYTRPAEHKSQTYTNGFNTVDIRDCLEYADEDAPQSWLNNDKNQGRSTVCPIYSIQQNRCKKENCSFYGRPETENYCSYCYKEELKRRERDSKGHRH; encoded by the exons GCAAGAACTGGGACCTGACAGCAGCTTTGAATGACTATGAGCAGCTGCGGCAGGTGCACACGGCCAACCTGCCCCAGGTGTTCAACGAGGGCAGGTTTTAcaagcagcaggagccagagcagcctcCCCAGGTGGCCAAGGCTGAGAGGCCCTGCCTGCAAAGGCAGGATGACATCGCCCAAG AAAAGCGTCTTTCCAGGGGGATTTCCCATGCCAGCTCAGCCATAGTCTCCCTGGCTCGCTCACATGTAGCAAATGACTGCAGCAATGAGCAGTTCCCTTTGGAGATGCCCATCTACACATTCCAGCTACCAGACCTGAGCGTGTACAGCGAGGACTTCAGGAGCTTCATCGAGCGGGACTTAATTGAGCAGGCCACCATGGTGGCATTGGAGCAAGCAG GACGCCTCAACTGGTGGTCCACGGTGTGCACTAGCTGCAAGCGCCTGCTGCCCCTGGCCACAACGGGTGATGGAAACTGCCTCCTGCATGCTGCCTCTCTAG GGATGTGGGGATTTCACGATCGGGACCTTGTGTTACGGAAAGCCCTCTATACTATGATGAGAAGTGGAGCTGAAAGGGAAGCACTGAAACGAAGATGGAGATGGCAACAGACTCAGCAGAATAAGGAG TCAGGGCTGGTGTACACGGAAGAGGAGTGGGAGCGCGAGTGGAACGAGCTGCTCAAGCTGGCGTCGAGCGAGCCGCGCACGCATTTCAGCAAGAACGGGGGCACTGGTGGGGG AGTGGACAATGCAGAAGATCCAGTGTATGAGAGCTTGGAAGAATTCCATGTTTTTGTCTTAGCCCATATCTTGAGAAGACCAATTGTTGTAGTAGCAGACACGATGTTACGAGACTCAGGAGGAGAAG CTTTTGCACCGATACCATTTGGAGGAATTTATTTGCCACTTGAAGTTCTGCCAAACAGATGCCATTGCTCACCTCTTGTGCTGGCCTATGATCAGGCCCATTTCTCTGCTCTTGTCTCCATGGAACAAAAAGACCAACAGAGAGAACAAG cGGTGATCCCCCTGACTGACTCTGAACACAAGTTACTGCCTTTGCACTTTGCGGTCGATCCTGGGAAAGACTGGGAGTGGGGAAAAGATGACAATGATAACAGCAGACTGGCCAA TTTGATTCTGTCTCTTGAGGCAAAGCTTAATCTTCTGCACAGCTACATGAATGTAACCTGGATCCGCATCCCCTCTGAGACACGG CAGGCCCCTTTGGCTCAACCAGAATCCCCTACAGCTTCTGCTGGAGAAGACGTGCAGTCTCTGGCCGACTCCATGGACTCAGACCGAGATTCCATCTGTAGTAATTCCAATGGCAATAATGGcaaaaacagtaaagaaaaagaaaaggacaaacaAAGGAAAGATAAAGACAAAACCAGGACCGATTCAGTTGCCAATAAAATAGGAAGCCTCAGTAAAACCCTGggaattaaactgaaaaagaacaTGGGTGGTCTTGGAGGTCTGGTGCATGGGAAGATGAGCCGAGCCAATTCAGGGAATGGAAAAAATGGTGACACAGTAGAAAAAGTCAAGGAGAAGAAGTCCAAGACTCGCAAAGGGAGCAAAGAGGAATCTGGACAGTCTGCGAGCACGTCTCCGTCTGAAAAGACCACTCCATCTCCGACtgacagagccagcagctcccccacTGAAAAGGTGAACACTAAACCCTTCTCTGACAAGCAGTCCGACCCATGGAAGTACAGCACAGACGTGAAACTCAGCCTAAATATTTTGAGAGCTGCCATGCAGGGTGAACGAAAGTTTATTTTTGCTGGCCTTCTTTTGACCAGTCACAGGCATCAGTTCCACGAGGAGATGATCGGCTATTACCTGACCAGTGCCCAGGAGCGCTTCAATGCAGAAcaggagcagaaaagaaaggaagctgAGAAAAAGGCTGCACTGAATAGCTCCTCTAGTAGGAAACTGGAGCCAGAggcattttcaaaagaaaaattagaaccATCTCCTCAGGATAGGGCATCACCCATCTTACCTCAAAGCCATACAACTCAACTGGTTTTAAAATTCAAAGACCGCACTAGTCCCACTCCCGGGTCCTTTTCTTCACCCAGCAACGGTGCCAAGAAAAGCGGCCCCATCCCGGTGTCTGCCCACTATAGCCATACCCCCCCTGTTCAAAGGCAAAGTGTCATCCATTTGCATGATGTCAACTCCAAGCCATCGAGCTTCCAGGATGATACCTACAAGCCAGTGGTTGGCACCCTGAAAACCTGTGCCACCTACCCCCAGCAGAACAGATCGCTGTCCTCGCAGAGCTACAGCCCCGCGCGGCTGCCTGGGATGCGCACAGTGAACACGGTGGAGTCGCTGAGCTACACCAGGCCGGCCGAACACAAGTCCCAGACCTACACGAATGGCTTCAACACCGTGGACATCAGAGACTGCTTGGAGTACGCTGACGAGGACGCTCCTCAGAGCTGGCTGAACAACGACAAAAACCAAGGCAGAAGCACAGTTTGCCCAATATATTCCATCCAGCAGAACCGCTGTAAGAAGGAGAACTGTTCCTTTTATGGTCGTCCTGAGACTGAAAATTACTGTTCCTACTGCTACAAAGAGGAGTTAAAGCGCAGGGAGAGGGACAGCAAGGGACACAGGCATTGA